A part of Pararhizobium sp. A13 genomic DNA contains:
- a CDS encoding pyrophosphate--fructose-6-phosphate 1-phosphotransferase, whose amino-acid sequence MPKQKVAMLTAGGLAPCLSSAVGGLIERYTDIAPDIELVAYRSGYQGLLLADRIEITRDMREKAHILHRHGGSPIGNSRVKLTNAADCVKRGLVKDGQNPLRVAAEQLASDGISILHTIGGDDTNTTAADLAAYLGANGYDLTVVGLPKTVDNDVVPIRQSLGAWTAAEYGAKFFDHVSNEQSAAPRTLVVHEVMGRHCGWLTAATARAYIQMTDDKEFVDGFMMDAKMKNIDGLYLPETAFNLEAEAERLRATMDKAGFVTLFVSEGACLDAVVAEREAAGEAVKRDAFGHVKIDTINVGGWFSKQFAALLGAERSMVQKSGYYARSAPANVDDLRLIQGMVDLAVESALNKVSGVTGHDEDQGGKLRTIEFPRIRGGKHFDTSVKWFGEVMDVIGQKWSPAS is encoded by the coding sequence ATGCCCAAACAGAAAGTTGCAATGCTGACCGCAGGCGGCCTCGCCCCCTGCCTGTCCTCCGCCGTTGGTGGCCTGATCGAACGCTACACCGACATCGCGCCGGATATCGAGCTCGTTGCCTATCGCTCCGGCTATCAGGGTCTTCTTCTTGCCGATCGGATCGAAATCACCCGCGACATGCGCGAGAAAGCCCATATCCTGCACCGCCATGGCGGCTCGCCGATCGGCAACAGCCGCGTGAAGCTCACCAACGCCGCAGACTGTGTCAAGCGCGGCCTGGTCAAGGACGGCCAGAACCCCTTGCGGGTCGCTGCCGAGCAGCTCGCTTCGGACGGAATCTCTATTCTGCACACGATCGGCGGTGACGACACCAATACTACGGCAGCCGATCTCGCTGCCTATCTCGGCGCCAATGGCTACGACCTGACCGTCGTCGGCCTGCCGAAGACGGTCGACAACGACGTGGTGCCGATTCGCCAGTCGCTCGGCGCCTGGACAGCCGCCGAATACGGCGCCAAATTCTTCGACCATGTCAGCAACGAACAGAGTGCTGCGCCACGCACGCTCGTGGTCCACGAAGTCATGGGGCGCCATTGCGGCTGGCTGACGGCCGCGACCGCCCGTGCCTATATCCAGATGACCGACGACAAGGAATTCGTCGACGGCTTCATGATGGACGCCAAGATGAAGAACATCGACGGACTCTACCTCCCCGAAACCGCCTTCAACCTCGAAGCCGAGGCCGAGCGCCTGCGCGCCACGATGGACAAGGCGGGCTTCGTCACCCTGTTCGTCAGCGAAGGCGCGTGCCTCGACGCCGTCGTCGCCGAACGGGAAGCGGCTGGCGAAGCTGTCAAGCGCGACGCCTTCGGCCACGTGAAGATCGACACGATCAATGTCGGCGGCTGGTTCTCCAAGCAGTTCGCGGCACTTCTCGGCGCCGAACGCTCGATGGTGCAGAAATCCGGCTACTACGCCCGCTCGGCGCCTGCCAACGTGGACGATCTGCGCCTTATCCAGGGCATGGTCGATCTCGCTGTCGAAAGCGCGCTGAACAAGGTCTCCGGCGTCACCGGCCACGACGAGGATCAGGGCGGCAAGCTGCGGACGATCGAATTCCCGCGCATTCGCGGCGGCAAGCATTTCGATACGTCGGTGAAGTGGTTCGGAGAGGTCATGGACGTCATCGGCCAGAAGTGGTCGCCGGCATCCTGA
- a CDS encoding class I SAM-dependent methyltransferase gives MTAIDTGASHAERMDRMYRTQRHFYDLTRKYYLLGRDTLIRELDAPTGGSVLEVGCGTGRNLALIGRRFPQARLFGLDISAEMLVSAEAKLGRPGRTRTVLRVADATDFQPSEFGETGFDRIVISYALSMIPDWEKAIDAAIAALNPGGSLHIADFGQQERLPHLFQRGLQAWLKRFHVTPRKTMVTVLKSKAKQFGDTVEHRPIGRGYAWLFIYTRSSNKPAQAA, from the coding sequence ATGACGGCGATCGATACCGGCGCCAGCCATGCCGAGCGCATGGACCGGATGTACCGCACGCAGCGGCATTTCTACGACCTGACCCGCAAATATTATCTCCTCGGCCGCGACACGCTGATCCGGGAACTTGATGCTCCAACTGGCGGCAGCGTGCTTGAAGTTGGTTGCGGCACGGGCCGCAATCTGGCGCTGATCGGACGGCGTTTTCCGCAGGCGCGTCTGTTCGGGCTCGACATCTCGGCTGAAATGCTCGTTTCGGCCGAGGCGAAACTGGGTAGGCCCGGGCGCACAAGGACGGTTTTGCGTGTCGCCGACGCGACTGATTTCCAGCCTTCGGAATTCGGCGAAACCGGCTTCGACCGCATCGTCATTTCCTATGCGCTTTCGATGATTCCGGACTGGGAAAAGGCGATCGACGCGGCGATCGCGGCACTCAATCCCGGCGGCTCGCTTCATATCGCCGATTTCGGCCAGCAGGAACGCCTGCCGCACCTGTTCCAGCGCGGGCTCCAGGCCTGGTTGAAACGCTTTCACGTGACGCCGCGCAAGACGATGGTGACCGTCCTCAAGTCCAAGGCCAAACAGTTCGGCGACACCGTCGAGCACCGCCCGATCGGCCGCGGCTATGCCTGGCTTTTCATTTACACACGCTCGTCGAATAAGCCGGCGCAAGCCGCATAA
- a CDS encoding GH25 family lysozyme, giving the protein MRRLFLALLPIVTLLSACTSTDYDLVSTASIPPKFQDKDPQDFGERTPYNHNIHGVDVSKWQGDIDWVKVKGSGVSFAFIKATEGKDRVDARFNEYWQRARAAGLPYAPYHFYYFCSTADQQADWFIANVPKSAVYLPPVVDVEWNGESKTCRYRPSPLTVQTEMKRFMDRLEQHYGKRPIIYTSVDFHRDNLVGQFNDYHFWVRSVAKHPTAIYPERRWAFWQYTSTGVIPGIDGDADINVFAGSPKNWKNWVAAVSKAREQAEN; this is encoded by the coding sequence ATGCGCCGGCTATTCCTGGCTCTACTGCCTATTGTGACGCTTCTTTCCGCCTGTACGTCGACAGACTACGATCTCGTTTCCACCGCATCGATCCCGCCCAAGTTCCAGGACAAGGATCCGCAGGATTTCGGCGAGCGCACGCCGTATAATCACAATATCCACGGCGTCGACGTCTCGAAGTGGCAGGGCGATATCGACTGGGTCAAGGTGAAGGGATCCGGGGTTTCGTTCGCCTTCATCAAGGCGACGGAAGGCAAGGACAGGGTAGACGCGCGGTTCAACGAATACTGGCAGCGCGCCCGCGCCGCCGGCCTGCCCTATGCGCCCTATCATTTCTACTATTTCTGCTCCACGGCCGATCAGCAGGCCGACTGGTTCATCGCCAATGTGCCGAAGAGCGCGGTCTATCTGCCGCCGGTTGTCGATGTCGAATGGAACGGCGAATCGAAGACCTGCCGCTACCGGCCTTCGCCGCTGACCGTGCAGACCGAAATGAAGCGCTTCATGGACCGGCTGGAACAGCATTACGGCAAGCGCCCGATCATCTACACCTCGGTCGATTTCCACCGCGACAATCTTGTCGGCCAGTTCAACGACTATCATTTCTGGGTTCGCTCGGTCGCCAAGCACCCGACGGCGATCTACCCGGAGCGCCGCTGGGCCTTCTGGCAATATACCAGCACGGGTGTCATCCCCGGTATTGACGGCGATGCCGACATCAACGTCTTTGCGGGATCGCCCAAGAACTGGAAAAACTGGGTGGCGGCCGTTTCGAAAGCGCGCGAACAGGCCGAGAATTGA
- a CDS encoding cation:proton antiporter codes for MKDDLLEPLTTQSITAAAHEGQGLIPIAIVVAVAALLGLGFLRLRQPPLVGFILAGVALGPTGFGFISSSGNVTLLAEMGVVVLLFFIGMELSIKAFVLSLRQALLVAGGQVIAAILAAGLITLMTGASLAEGLILGFVIAMSSTVVAMKMLEDMGELRSETGRIAVGVLIAQDIAVVPMLILVSSLGGEEARIGTIAAKMLIAIAILAALLWWFGRHGKLRIPFSEAVEDKVEILALGALAVCFSAAAISGLAGMSPAYGAFLSGIVIGNSTLRSRVIPVIEPIQSVLLVVFFLSIGLLIDLTFIGENFWSVLSAALIVIAAKTVLNIFLLRKTGSSPQIALIAGLSMAQIGEFSFVLAAAGLSAGVLQFDTYKVAIAVTAVTLLVSPLWVSVMHRLENIASEHLSTYRKAFAIAYARELSEVSKGGAALADARWSLRLRYRALRLARHHRRRARLHGERETDVKER; via the coding sequence ATGAAGGACGATCTGCTGGAGCCTCTAACGACACAATCCATCACTGCCGCCGCGCATGAGGGCCAGGGGCTTATTCCCATCGCGATCGTCGTGGCGGTCGCGGCGCTTCTGGGACTGGGATTCCTGCGTCTGCGCCAGCCGCCACTGGTAGGTTTCATCCTTGCGGGCGTTGCCCTCGGACCGACCGGATTCGGCTTCATCTCCTCGAGCGGCAACGTCACGCTGCTTGCCGAGATGGGCGTCGTCGTCCTGTTGTTCTTCATCGGCATGGAACTCTCGATCAAGGCCTTCGTGCTTAGCCTGCGGCAGGCACTGCTCGTCGCAGGCGGTCAGGTTATCGCCGCCATCCTGGCTGCTGGGCTGATTACCTTGATGACCGGGGCAAGCCTCGCGGAAGGGCTGATCCTCGGTTTCGTCATCGCTATGTCGTCTACCGTCGTTGCCATGAAGATGCTCGAGGACATGGGTGAACTGCGCAGCGAAACGGGGCGGATTGCCGTTGGTGTACTGATTGCCCAGGATATCGCGGTCGTGCCTATGCTGATCCTGGTCTCGAGCCTGGGCGGCGAAGAGGCGCGCATCGGCACGATCGCAGCCAAGATGCTGATCGCCATCGCCATCCTCGCCGCTTTGCTATGGTGGTTCGGCCGGCACGGGAAACTCAGGATTCCCTTCAGTGAAGCGGTCGAGGACAAGGTCGAAATTCTGGCGCTGGGGGCGCTCGCCGTTTGTTTCAGCGCCGCGGCGATTTCCGGTCTTGCCGGCATGTCGCCGGCCTACGGCGCCTTTCTGTCCGGCATCGTCATCGGTAATTCCACGCTGCGCAGCCGCGTCATCCCGGTAATCGAGCCGATCCAGAGCGTGCTGCTGGTGGTCTTCTTCCTGTCGATCGGGTTGCTGATCGATCTGACCTTCATCGGCGAGAATTTCTGGTCTGTGCTGAGTGCCGCGCTGATCGTCATCGCCGCCAAGACGGTGCTCAACATCTTCCTGCTGCGCAAGACCGGATCGTCACCGCAGATCGCCTTGATCGCCGGCCTGTCGATGGCGCAGATCGGCGAATTCTCCTTCGTGCTGGCGGCTGCGGGCTTGAGCGCCGGTGTGCTGCAGTTCGATACCTACAAGGTGGCGATCGCCGTCACCGCCGTCACGCTGCTGGTATCGCCGCTGTGGGTCAGCGTGATGCACCGGCTGGAGAACATTGCTTCCGAACATCTCTCTACCTACCGCAAGGCTTTTGCGATCGCCTACGCGCGCGAATTGAGCGAGGTCTCGAAAGGAGGGGCAGCACTTGCGGACGCCCGCTGGTCGCTCAGGCTGCGGTATCGCGCGTTGCGGCTTGCCCGCCACCACCGGCGGCGGGCGCGTTTGCACGGCGAGCGTGAGACAGACGTTAAAGAGCGTTGA
- a CDS encoding lytic transglycosylase domain-containing protein, producing MANFRFSVSKPAVTACALVSVALASGCSSVERTPMEQLMAVQTVTPLPKPGTEMTAYALPTPDGAATATAAALAAETAMMKPGENPSATPVGANNEGIPAATQQAVAVPTANPLVTPQASATAQAATPSALPQTANAMVPPTAGETATALSPQIPEGMMMAAMESDFDTGEPVGLETLVAKRMIVPVQKPSMAAAALGGAKEMLASLTGAEKPTSSRPELDRLIAYYAKLNNIPEELVHRVVKRESTYNPRAYHAGNYGLMQIRYHTAKGLGYEGPAEGLFDAETNLKYATKYLAGAWMVADNQNDGAVRLYASGYYYHAKRKGLLETLGMK from the coding sequence ATGGCTAATTTCCGTTTTTCCGTTTCAAAACCGGCTGTTACGGCCTGTGCTCTGGTCTCGGTGGCGCTTGCGAGCGGTTGTTCGAGCGTCGAGCGAACGCCGATGGAACAGTTGATGGCGGTGCAGACGGTGACGCCGCTGCCGAAGCCCGGAACGGAAATGACGGCTTACGCTCTGCCGACCCCGGATGGTGCAGCGACCGCGACAGCCGCAGCGCTTGCGGCCGAAACCGCGATGATGAAGCCCGGCGAGAATCCGTCGGCAACGCCGGTCGGTGCCAACAACGAAGGCATCCCGGCTGCCACTCAGCAGGCCGTAGCCGTTCCGACGGCAAATCCGCTCGTCACCCCTCAGGCATCGGCGACGGCGCAGGCCGCAACACCGTCCGCTCTGCCGCAAACGGCGAATGCTATGGTCCCGCCGACCGCCGGCGAGACCGCCACTGCCCTGTCTCCGCAGATTCCCGAAGGCATGATGATGGCCGCGATGGAATCGGATTTCGACACCGGCGAACCGGTTGGCCTTGAGACCTTGGTCGCCAAGCGCATGATCGTGCCAGTGCAGAAGCCTTCGATGGCGGCGGCCGCACTTGGCGGTGCCAAGGAGATGCTGGCGTCGCTGACTGGGGCGGAAAAGCCGACCAGTTCGCGTCCTGAGCTCGATCGCCTGATCGCCTATTACGCCAAGCTCAACAATATTCCGGAAGAGCTGGTGCATCGCGTCGTGAAGCGCGAAAGCACCTACAATCCGCGCGCCTATCACGCCGGCAACTACGGCCTGATGCAGATCCGCTACCACACGGCCAAAGGCCTTGGTTATGAAGGTCCGGCCGAAGGCCTCTTCGACGCAGAGACCAATCTAAAATATGCGACGAAGTATCTGGCCGGCGCCTGGATGGTGGCCGATAACCAGAACGACGGTGCCGTCAGGCTCTATGCCAGCGGCTATTATTACCACGCCAAGCGCAAGGGCCTGCTTGAAACGCTGGGCATGAAATAA
- a CDS encoding DUF3419 family protein → MTDLAPDAGYGKKNRKLKTALIQHKALTLDGLSERLFGLLFTGLVYPQIWEDPAVDMEAMQIRPEHHIVTIGSGGCNMLAYLSAAPERIDVVDLNPHHIALNRLKLAAFRHLPGHADIVRFLARHDIASNVQAFDMFIAPKLDNATRKYWNGRGLTGQRRIRVFGKNIYRTGLLGRFIGLGHLLARLHGVDPSELADARSMREQRQFFDERLAPLFDRPVIRWITSRKSSLFGLGIPPQQFDELASLSDEKSLAGVLRQRLEKLSCHFPLKENYFAWQAFARRYPMPHEGELPVYLQASRHETIRNNAERVHVHHASFTELLAKKPAGSVDRYVLLDAQDWMSDRQLNDLWTEITRTSAEAAVVIFRTAAEASILEGRVSQALLGQWHYDADKSQALNLKDRSAIYGGFHIYRKTA, encoded by the coding sequence ATGACCGATCTCGCCCCCGATGCAGGCTACGGCAAAAAGAACCGCAAGCTTAAAACCGCTCTGATCCAGCACAAGGCGCTGACTCTCGACGGTTTGTCGGAACGGCTTTTCGGATTGCTTTTCACCGGTCTCGTCTATCCGCAGATCTGGGAGGACCCGGCTGTCGACATGGAGGCCATGCAAATCCGGCCGGAACACCATATCGTCACCATCGGCTCCGGCGGCTGCAACATGCTCGCCTACCTCTCCGCGGCACCCGAGCGCATCGACGTGGTCGATCTCAATCCACATCACATCGCGCTCAATCGGCTGAAGCTCGCCGCCTTCCGGCACCTGCCCGGTCATGCCGACATCGTCCGCTTCCTTGCCCGGCATGATATCGCCAGCAATGTGCAGGCCTTCGATATGTTCATCGCACCCAAGCTCGACAATGCGACGCGGAAATACTGGAACGGCCGCGGCCTGACGGGTCAGCGCCGCATCCGGGTTTTCGGCAAGAACATCTATCGCACCGGCCTGCTCGGCCGCTTCATCGGTCTCGGTCATCTCCTGGCTCGGTTGCACGGCGTCGATCCGAGCGAGCTGGCCGATGCCCGCTCGATGCGCGAACAGCGTCAGTTCTTCGACGAACGGCTGGCGCCCCTGTTCGACCGCCCGGTCATTCGCTGGATCACCAGCCGCAAGAGCTCCCTGTTCGGGCTTGGCATTCCGCCGCAACAGTTCGACGAGCTTGCGAGCCTCAGCGACGAAAAGTCGCTTGCCGGCGTGCTGCGCCAGCGCCTGGAAAAACTCTCCTGCCATTTCCCGCTGAAAGAAAACTATTTCGCCTGGCAGGCTTTCGCGCGCCGCTATCCGATGCCGCATGAAGGCGAGCTGCCGGTCTACCTGCAGGCCAGCCGTCACGAGACGATCCGCAACAATGCCGAGCGCGTCCACGTGCACCACGCCAGCTTCACCGAACTTCTGGCGAAGAAGCCGGCCGGATCCGTCGATCGCTACGTTCTGCTCGATGCGCAGGATTGGATGAGCGACCGCCAGCTCAACGATCTGTGGACCGAAATTACCCGGACATCGGCAGAAGCCGCCGTCGTGATCTTCCGCACTGCGGCAGAAGCCAGCATCCTGGAAGGTCGCGTGTCGCAGGCCCTGCTCGGTCAGTGGCACTACGATGCAGACAAGTCGCAGGCCCTGAACCTCAAGGACCGCTCCGCCATCTATGGCGGCTTCCATATCTACAGGAAAACGGCATGA
- a CDS encoding lytic murein transglycosylase has protein sequence MTRSTLRSVLSIGFLTLLASSALAQQTVAPAAPCGGDLASFLQGVKAEAIAKGIPAEAVDRALAGAAISEKVLGRDRAQGVFKQSFTEFSQRTVSKARLDMGAKKMKEYAAVFERAESEFGVPAPVITAFWAMETDFGAVQGDFNTRNALVTLAHDCRRPDMFRPQLIAAIEMVQHGDLDPATTTGAWAGEIGQVQMLPEDIIAQGVDGDGDGHVNLKQSSPDAILTAAKFIKSLGFTAGQPWIQEVTLPENLPWEKTGLQSGMTAGDWFALGVKPRDGNTTFPQLAASIVIPQGRHGVAFMTYPNFNIYLEWNQSFIYTTSAAYFATRLAGALPYESRNPEQGLSDENMKALQVKLQTMGHDVGKIDGILGSGTRAALQKEQLRLGLPADGWATEAVLNAL, from the coding sequence ATGACACGCAGCACACTGCGCTCCGTTCTTTCGATCGGCTTCCTCACCCTTTTGGCCTCGTCTGCCCTTGCGCAGCAAACGGTGGCGCCTGCCGCCCCCTGCGGCGGCGACCTCGCTTCCTTCCTGCAAGGCGTCAAGGCCGAGGCGATTGCCAAGGGCATCCCGGCGGAAGCAGTCGACCGCGCGCTCGCCGGGGCGGCGATTTCCGAGAAGGTGCTGGGCCGTGACCGGGCGCAGGGCGTCTTCAAGCAGAGCTTCACCGAATTCTCCCAACGCACCGTCAGCAAGGCGCGTCTGGATATGGGCGCGAAGAAGATGAAGGAATATGCCGCCGTCTTCGAACGAGCGGAAAGCGAATTCGGCGTTCCAGCTCCGGTGATCACGGCCTTCTGGGCAATGGAGACGGATTTCGGCGCCGTTCAAGGCGATTTCAACACCCGCAACGCGCTGGTCACACTGGCGCATGACTGCCGCCGCCCTGACATGTTCCGCCCGCAGCTGATCGCCGCAATCGAGATGGTCCAGCACGGCGATCTTGACCCGGCAACCACCACCGGCGCCTGGGCCGGTGAAATCGGACAGGTGCAGATGCTGCCGGAAGATATCATCGCCCAGGGCGTCGATGGCGATGGCGACGGCCATGTGAACCTGAAGCAAAGCTCGCCGGATGCGATCCTGACAGCCGCGAAGTTCATCAAGAGCCTCGGCTTCACGGCTGGCCAGCCTTGGATCCAGGAAGTTACCCTGCCGGAGAACTTGCCCTGGGAGAAGACCGGCTTGCAGTCCGGCATGACCGCCGGCGACTGGTTCGCACTCGGCGTCAAGCCGCGCGACGGCAACACCACCTTCCCGCAGCTCGCTGCCTCGATCGTCATCCCGCAGGGACGCCACGGCGTCGCCTTCATGACCTATCCGAATTTCAACATCTATCTCGAATGGAACCAGTCGTTCATTTACACGACCTCGGCCGCCTATTTCGCCACCCGCCTTGCCGGCGCGCTGCCCTATGAGAGCCGCAACCCTGAACAGGGCCTGAGCGACGAAAACATGAAGGCCCTGCAGGTGAAGCTTCAGACCATGGGCCACGATGTCGGCAAGATCGATGGCATCCTCGGTTCCGGTACGCGCGCTGCATTGCAGAAGGAACAGTTGCGCCTCGGCCTGCCGGCTGACGGCTGGGCGACAGAAGCGGTTCTCAACGCTCTTTAA
- a CDS encoding DMT family transporter: MHAKTDGLQHRMTLATWGLLALLGLIWGGSFFFARIAIQHVPAFTLVLLRVALAALALHIYVFGRYDIYRELKARWPQFLLLGLINNAIPHTFIFLGQTQIGAGLAAILNATTPVWTVLIANALTHDEKLSLSKIAGCLLGLAGTAVLIGPSALPGLMQSGSNIPLWALLFPVIAAISYGFAATYGKRFRGLAAPVTAAGQLTASTLIMLPLSLIIDTPWQLPVPPMTSVLAVLALALLSTAYGYILFFRIMSRAGATNTSLVTLLVPPSAILLGFLFLGETLEPTDVVGMLLIAIGLVVLDGRILPGRRT, translated from the coding sequence ATGCATGCAAAAACGGACGGTCTGCAGCATCGGATGACGCTTGCCACCTGGGGCCTGCTGGCGCTGCTCGGGCTGATCTGGGGCGGTTCATTCTTCTTCGCGCGCATCGCCATCCAGCATGTGCCGGCCTTTACCCTCGTTCTCCTGCGGGTGGCACTCGCCGCTCTGGCGCTGCACATCTATGTGTTCGGCCGCTACGACATCTACCGCGAACTCAAGGCTCGCTGGCCACAATTTCTGCTGCTCGGGCTGATCAACAATGCCATTCCGCATACGTTCATCTTTCTCGGCCAGACGCAGATAGGTGCCGGCCTCGCAGCCATCCTCAACGCGACGACACCGGTCTGGACCGTTTTGATTGCCAATGCGCTGACGCATGACGAGAAGCTGAGCCTTTCCAAGATCGCCGGCTGCCTGCTTGGCCTTGCGGGAACGGCCGTTCTGATCGGCCCGAGCGCCCTGCCCGGTCTGATGCAGTCGGGCAGCAACATTCCGCTCTGGGCTCTGCTCTTCCCGGTCATCGCGGCGATCAGCTACGGTTTCGCGGCGACCTACGGCAAGCGCTTCAGGGGGCTTGCGGCGCCCGTGACCGCAGCGGGGCAGCTGACCGCTTCGACGCTGATCATGTTGCCGCTCTCCCTGATCATCGACACGCCCTGGCAGCTGCCGGTGCCGCCGATGACCTCGGTTCTCGCCGTGCTTGCCTTGGCTCTGCTGTCCACGGCCTACGGCTATATCCTGTTCTTCCGCATCATGAGCCGCGCGGGCGCAACCAACACCTCGCTGGTGACGCTGTTGGTGCCGCCAAGCGCAATCCTGCTCGGTTTCCTGTTCCTCGGCGAAACGCTTGAACCGACAGACGTCGTCGGCATGCTGCTGATAGCCATCGGACTGGTCGTTCTCGACGGCCGCATCCTGCCTGGCCGTCGAACCTGA
- a CDS encoding LysE family translocator — MSIEHWLAFVAASSILLAIPGPTILLVISYALGHGRKVAGATVAGVALGDFTAMTASMLGLGALLATSAAIFTVLKWVGAAYIVWLGIKLWRTPIATETTDGTMAVPAEKPLRIFLHTYVVTALNPKSIVFFVAFLPQFLDLSRPLFNQMLIFETTFLVLATINAAAYALLASAARKTIRKPKVQAIVNRTGGSLLIGAGLLTAGLRRAGA, encoded by the coding sequence ATGTCGATCGAACATTGGCTGGCCTTCGTCGCCGCCTCGTCCATCCTGCTCGCGATTCCCGGCCCGACCATTCTATTGGTGATCTCCTACGCGCTCGGGCACGGACGCAAGGTTGCAGGCGCCACGGTTGCCGGCGTCGCGCTTGGCGATTTCACGGCGATGACCGCCTCCATGCTCGGCCTCGGCGCACTGCTGGCAACGTCGGCGGCGATTTTTACCGTTCTGAAATGGGTGGGCGCCGCCTATATCGTCTGGCTTGGCATCAAGCTCTGGCGCACCCCGATCGCGACCGAAACCACCGACGGGACTATGGCGGTTCCGGCTGAGAAACCGTTGCGGATTTTCCTGCACACCTATGTCGTCACGGCGCTGAACCCGAAAAGCATCGTCTTCTTCGTCGCCTTCCTGCCGCAGTTCCTTGATCTCAGCCGCCCACTGTTCAACCAGATGCTGATCTTTGAAACGACATTTCTGGTGCTCGCCACCATCAACGCAGCAGCCTACGCGCTGCTGGCTTCGGCCGCCCGCAAAACGATTCGAAAGCCGAAGGTTCAGGCCATCGTCAACCGCACCGGCGGCTCCCTGTTGATCGGCGCAGGCCTTCTGACAGCGGGCCTGCGGCGTGCAGGCGCCTGA
- a CDS encoding serine hydrolase has product MRRRLLWLAGSVSVAVAAIAGWLVVMPPELLRVGDGYAAKIVCSNVFVAGRDADAVLAADVQAPGHPLLRLVRISVDETRKAVTARMFGFAAPGHAIYREGLGCTNVTEGEFAAFPGNRQLRRRPPQSDEGKPWPDGSGTNVNPAVQTLLTDPQLTGPGMRAIVVVKDGRIVAESYGEGFNSGTPLLGWSMTKSVTAALIGLRIRDGQMALDRAELLPQWRNDPRSRIKLADLLAMQSGLQFNEDYGDVTDVTRMLFLEGDMANFSASKPLEAQPGERFSYSSGTSTILSRLWMNTFGSIREALTFPRAALFRPLGMTSAVLEPDAHGTFVGSSYMYATARDWARFGLFLLQNGRWNTEQILPPDFVTFMHTPTKASNGRYGAGHVWTKFGKDVGPPLPKDAYWLQGHDGQTAMLVPSLGLAVVRLGLTPSSSGYDVRMLEAKIVEAVN; this is encoded by the coding sequence ATGCGCAGAAGATTGTTATGGCTCGCGGGCTCGGTGTCGGTTGCCGTAGCGGCGATTGCCGGCTGGCTCGTTGTGATGCCGCCCGAACTGCTGCGCGTCGGCGATGGCTATGCCGCCAAGATCGTCTGCTCCAATGTCTTCGTTGCCGGCAGGGACGCCGATGCGGTACTTGCCGCGGACGTTCAGGCGCCCGGGCATCCCCTCCTGCGTCTTGTGCGCATATCGGTCGATGAAACCCGCAAGGCGGTCACCGCCCGCATGTTCGGCTTTGCTGCTCCGGGCCATGCGATCTACCGCGAAGGTCTCGGATGCACCAATGTCACCGAGGGCGAGTTCGCGGCGTTTCCCGGCAACCGGCAGCTTCGCCGCAGGCCGCCGCAATCGGATGAGGGTAAACCCTGGCCCGACGGCAGCGGCACGAACGTCAATCCTGCGGTGCAGACGCTACTGACAGATCCGCAGCTTACCGGGCCTGGCATGCGCGCCATCGTTGTCGTCAAGGATGGCAGGATTGTTGCGGAAAGCTATGGCGAGGGTTTCAACAGTGGGACGCCGCTGCTCGGCTGGTCGATGACCAAGTCGGTAACGGCGGCGCTGATCGGCTTGCGAATCAGGGACGGGCAGATGGCGCTCGATCGAGCCGAGCTTCTGCCGCAATGGCGAAACGACCCGCGCAGCCGGATAAAGCTCGCCGATCTTCTCGCCATGCAGAGCGGTCTTCAGTTCAACGAGGATTATGGCGATGTGACCGACGTCACCCGGATGCTGTTCCTCGAGGGCGACATGGCGAATTTCTCGGCCTCAAAACCGCTCGAGGCGCAGCCGGGCGAACGCTTCAGCTATTCCAGCGGCACGTCGACGATTCTTTCTCGGCTCTGGATGAATACCTTCGGCAGCATCCGCGAGGCTCTTACATTTCCGCGCGCGGCCCTGTTCCGGCCGCTCGGCATGACGAGCGCGGTGCTGGAGCCGGATGCGCACGGCACTTTCGTCGGCTCTTCCTACATGTATGCGACGGCGCGGGACTGGGCCCGGTTCGGCCTCTTCCTGCTGCAGAACGGCCGCTGGAACACCGAGCAGATCCTGCCGCCGGACTTTGTGACCTTCATGCACACGCCCACCAAGGCATCAAACGGACGCTATGGGGCGGGGCATGTCTGGACGAAGTTCGGAAAGGATGTCGGGCCGCCGTTGCCTAAGGATGCCTATTGGCTGCAGGGCCATGACGGGCAGACCGCGATGCTGGTCCCCTCCCTTGGGCTTGCCGTCGTTCGCCTGGGGCTCACGCCGTCGAGCTCGGGCTATGACGTGCGCATGCTGGAGGCGAAAATAGTTGAGGCGGTCAATTGA